The segment tggtcgattagcaatcaccatcaacaaagctcaagggcaatcattagaatcatgaggtatagatctgaatacggattgttttcccatggaccattatatgttgcatgttcaagagtcggtaaacctggcaatctatttatatgcacagacaatgggacagcaaagaatgttgtatattcgcaagttttacgtagttaaaaacacgtaaaactatatatatatatatatatatatatatatatatatatatatatatatatatatatatatatatatatatatatatatatatatatatatatatatatatatatatatatatatatatatatatatatatatatatatatatatatatatatatatatatatatatatatatatatatatatatatatatatatatatatatatatatatatatatatatatatatatatatatatatatatattcacaggtgggacatagggacacaactacaatggcgagtAACTAAtaaggcgcgtaacgacttaagcgcgcgggaggggcttggggggatgcgtgaagcgcccccaccaactaggtgtggggcctagtatatatatatatatatatatatatatatatatatatatatatatatatatatatatatatatatatataaatacttgtCAGCCCCTTCAAagtcattttattcatattttccGGATATTAGCTTTTCATTTTTGGGGATTATTAAGATGGGCGactcaaatttgtttttggattttgtttatatttttttttgtgacggtatttttttctcccctgttctttcccggccatggagccttatgggggagattgtcttgatgtaattttttgtttatgaattttattattaaataaagaacttaGAACTCTGTATTAGCTCTTTTGCGGAAACTATgacgttaaaaaaaataacaataaagatTATGAAATGTCTATTGACTCTGTGCATTATCATGCTTTTTGATTTATGGACTCGATTGAATGATCGGAATGAAAGTGGAATTATTGGGGTACattatggaaggggggggggggcttttacAGGTAGAGAATTGTGTGttgggaaaatttttcaaatacttgtAAATCTAAAATACGATCGTTACTAATACCGAGGGAAAATTTCCGTGGAGGGGGAATTTCTTGGAGGGAAAAGGTttacttaaatttcatttctttgGCTTGCCACGACGTGCGACGAgcaagctagtatatatatatatatatatatatatatatatatatatatatatatatatatatatatatatatatatatatatatatatatatatatatatatacatatatatatatatatatatatctttaaacgAGCAAACATGTATTTGTGCTTTACTTATACATAAATTGTTCttgatacatatatatatatatatatatatatatatatatatatatatatatatatatatatatatatatctttaaacgAGCAAACACGTATTTGTGCTTTACTTATACATAAATTGTTCTtgatacacatatatatatatatatatatatatatatatatatatatatatatatatatatatatatatatatatatatatatatatatatatatttatatatatatatatatatatatatatatatatatatatatatatatatatatatatatatatatatatatatatatatatatatatatctttaaacgAGCAAACATGTATTTGTGCTTTACTTATACATAAATTGTTCttgatacatatatatatatatatatatatatatatatatatatatatatatatatatatatatatatatatatatatatatatatatatatatatatatatatctatatatataaaaataagttgtctgtggatctgtggatctgtggatcaggtgacgatccacaaaaaaggtaaaaaactaaaaactaaaaaaaaaactgaaaaaactaaaaaaaggcaaaaactacaaaaaaaactaaaaactaataaaaaaaataaaaaagctaaaaaactaaaaaaactaaaaaaactaaaaaactaaaaaaactaaaaactaaaaaaaaaacttaaaaaaaggaaaaaactgaaaaatagaagagaaaaagaaaactaataaaattaagaataaaataaaaaaaaataaaaaatatataaaaataagctgtctgtctgtctgtggatctgtggatctgtggatcaggtgacgatccacaaaaaaggtaaaaaactaaaaactaaaaaaaaaactgaaaaaactaaaaaaaggcaaaaactacaaaaaaaactaaaaaaaaaataaaaaagctaaaaaactaaaaaaactaaaaaaactaaaaaactaaaaaaactaaaaaaaaaacttaaaaaaaggaaaaaactgaaaaatagaagagaaaaagaaaactaataaaattaagaataaaaaagataaaaactaaaaaaaaaagtaaaaagaaaaaacgaaaaaaactaaaaaagctaaaaaaaaggtaaaaaccaataaaaaactaaaaagaaaaaaaggaaaaaaaaactaaaaaaactaaaaaaaaaaacttaaaaaaaaggaaaaaactgaaaaatagaagagaaaaagaaaactaataaaattaagaataaaaataaaaaaaataaaaaagataaaaactaaaaaaaaaagtaaaaagaaaaaaactaaaaaaaactaaaaaaggtaaaaactaaaagaactaaaaaagaaaaaaaactaaaaaaaggaaaaaaactgaaaaataaaggagaaacaatctaaataaatgacgacactcaaagagaaagcgaccgggacaaaaggaatgttcgattagcaatcaacaaagcaccgggacacagggagtataaatgacgacgaccgggacacagggacataactacaaaggggacgccggggtgcacagggggatatataaatgacgatggcgactcagggaatggtcgattcacaggtgggacatagggacacaactacaatggcgcgtaactaatatggcgcgtaacgacttacgcgcgcgggggggcttgggggggggggtgcgaagcgcccccaccaactaggtgttggggtggcgcgaagcgccaccccaacagctagtatatatatatatatatatatatatatatatatatatatatatatatatatatatatatatatatatatatatatatatatatatatatatatatatatatatataatatatatatatatatatatatatatatatatatatatatatatatatatatatagcagggGCCATCAAGATTCATTAGTGGgttcgaaaaaaaatagttttcctGGACTCTCTCCCTACTCCTGTACACCATCGTTAAATCAGACAGAAATTGActttaaaacacaacaaaaaccGCTTCCCTAACCCAAGTTTTCCTCTAAAGAGCACACAGACTCTTAGTCGAAATTAAACATAGGTGATCTTTCCTTTtttccgtatttttttttcaatttttgcccTTATGGGCATTTTGCCCAAAAATGCATTGTTCATTGTAAGTCCGGTGATAGGAAAACGACCAGttgtgatgaaaaaaaaaagaaagtttatttctgttttctgttgttgtttttttttttgcaaaattagtCACAAAACGTAACAGTAGAGGCGTCCTGCATGATTTGTAGCGACACTTTTTATTCTCAGACACGTCCGCTTAAAATACCACCCCAGCTCCAGAAAAACAGCAGTAGATTAAAACTtccgaaaataaataaattatcttttttttcttgttttctgtttggtttataagaaaaaagagacagttatttcattttagtttaatttttcctttactttatgagatattttaagtttaaaaagtttaatttttatagtcTTTAACGTTTCTTAGATGCGCTATTCCAGATAACTATAGAGCTAATGAGCTGATTTCTCAGCTCATATTGTTTACTGCTTGAGATTGGACCAATtcaaaatattgtaaattttagcATTTCATTAAGCTTGGAAAATATCTTATTTCTGAATCATTGTTAAGCACAGCAAGTTGAAAGGAAACGAACTAAGATAGAAAGGAtagcaaataaaaacaaacagagaaagAACCgtttcagaaaagaaaaataaatttaaacagttTATTGTACAGGGTTTTTGCTTTCAAATGTTTGGTAGCAAAATGAAGCCTCCTTGCTTTAATTTCACATTGCAACTTTCCTTCATTGGCGACAAGAAATTGAACAAATACCTGTAtatcttaaatacttttaaaagataaaatgtTAATTCAAGGGTCGCTGAAAGTCATCTTAGGACGCATCgttaatattgattttaagGAGCATCTATTTGAGCATTATTTTCACCCCGAGAGTAATTAGATGTATCTTCCAGAAAACCTCACGACAGTCgcaattattgaaataaaataagatatctttgttcaattttttttcaaatcaaaacagTTTACACACAAACTTATTCTATAACCTAGTAGCTTGAAATTTGTcaggtatcttttttttttaattttatagtttCCGGCAACTCTTTTCAATAGAACATAATCCACCCTTACATTCTATGAATACCCCACTTACGCTTATAATTTTGGATGACTAAACTGAAGAAGAAGAACATCCAGAGTGACTgcattgaaaacaaaaagaaatgtttcCACTTACCCTTTCCCTGTGCAGCACTGGCTTCGAAGTACTCTGCGTCTATCATTCTTGCATACTCTTCAGCTCTCTCTTTGCTAACTTTTCTTGCAGCGAGGTCACATTTATTTCCTACTAAACACTTACAGACATGCATTTCTGCATTTCTCTGCAACTCCGAGACCCAGAACTGTGCTTCGCAAAAGCTATCCAAATCGGTCAggtcaaaaactaaaatggCTGCATCAGCATTTCTGTAATACATAGGCGCCATTGATCGAAATCGTTCTTGGCCAGCTGTGTCCCATACCTGAAACGGTAAATTTGAAAGATATTGTTCCAAATAGGTTTTTATAGTCTTAACCTTACATGTTTATTTACAGTCCTAATTTGGTGCAAATAGAAGGGAAACGCTAGAAAAGATAGCCATCGGTTTGGAGGGTGACAAGAATTCGGTAACTAGCCAAATACCCTTACACCAATCCAGCTCACCTGGAAAattttttatagtgttttattgtagacaaaaatctgttattagGGCTTCTACGTAGGAACCTTTaagcttttctaaaattttcataatttaaatcAGTACTAACACAGTTGAAGGCTATACAAATTTTAGGAGGGTCTGATGCTTAAAGGAAAAGGTTGTGTTTAGGCGCACATTTTCACAAAACTTCATACTTTTGTTTAAAAGCCTATGAGCTGGTGATATTTTCAGTCACTTCTTATAAAGGAATTCCCCACCCCCTTTTTGCAGCTTCAAACATGAAAATGTCGAACTTAGtcgatattttcaaaattactttgGATGTCTATTGCAGTTCTgagtaaatcttttttttactttaatttatttg is part of the Artemia franciscana chromosome 1, ASM3288406v1, whole genome shotgun sequence genome and harbors:
- the LOC136030115 gene encoding ras-related protein Rab-21-like isoform X2 codes for the protein MGIQPTIGASYYPSKIEVNGVTLNLQVWDTAGQERFRSMAPMYYRNADAAILVFDLTDLDSFCEAQFWVSELQRNAEMHVCKCLVGNKCDLAARKVSKERAEEYARMIDAEYFEASAAQGKGMDKVFSRIAEDVLGQYSKEPEFKYWGIKESPSSSRLSTLEKEESVNLTDDNLSQRRKKDGQYESCCT